In Rutidosis leptorrhynchoides isolate AG116_Rl617_1_P2 chromosome 2, CSIRO_AGI_Rlap_v1, whole genome shotgun sequence, one genomic interval encodes:
- the LOC139887995 gene encoding uncharacterized protein, producing the protein MTCNFRWTRNISGRTCNDLDSLLTLLNAYVKQDKVMDSRIWDLAGNGLFTTKKLANLLDDNILNKGLVVREEFLKNRLTPIKVAIFIWRALKRRISVRIELDKRGIDLDSVRCPLCDDDVETIEHTLIFCRHAMDIWVRVYKWWGLGTVSNLSINEIFRGKCNRSLSPLWSSIWQAIEWTCGYLIWKTRNQKVFSDSS; encoded by the coding sequence ATGACTTGCAACTTTAGATGGACACGCAATATCTCGGGTCGCACTTGTAATGATCTCGACTCTCTTCTAACGCTACTAAATGCTTATGTGAAACAAGATAAGGTTATGGATTCGCGGATTTGGGATTTGGCGGGTAATGGGCTATTTACCACAAAGAAGTTAGCAAATTTACTAgatgataatattcttaataaagGGTTGGTGGTTCGTGAAGAATTTTTGAAGAATCGGTTAACTCCTATTAAAGTTGCAATTTTCATATGGAGGGCATTAAAAAGGCGGATTTCGGTACGTATCGAACTTGATAAAAGAGGTATAGACTTGGATTCCGTTAGATGTCCTTTATGTGATGATGATGTGGAAACCATTGAGCATACTTTAATCTTTTGTCGTCATGCAATGGATATTTGGGTTCGGGTCTATAAATGGTGGGGCTTAGGTACGGTTTCGAATCTAAGCATAAATGAAATCTTTCGAGGCAAATGTAATCGATCCTTATCCCCTCTTTGGTCGAGTATTTGGCAAGCAATTGAATGGACGTGCGGATATTTGATTTGGAAAACTAGAAATCAAAAAGTTTTTTCGGATTCTTCATAG
- the LOC139887996 gene encoding transmembrane emp24 domain-containing protein p24beta2-like, translated as MTAGNLRFDRILMIAAIVVLSLSSMLLREVVGIRFVIDREECLSHNVDNEGDTVHVSFVVIKADTVFHFTDDGVDLLIKGPGDEHILELRDRTSEKYEFIAQKKGIYRFCFTNKSPYHETIDFDVQVAHFAYHDQHAEDEHFNPLFEQISKLEEALYNIQFEQHWLEAETDRQAVVNEAMSKRAIHKAFIESIALVGASILQVYLLQRLFERKLGSSRV; from the exons ATGACAGCTGGTaatttaaggttcgatagaattttAATGATTGCTGCAATCGTTGTTTTGTCATTATCATCGATGTTATTAAGGGAAGTTGTCGGGATTAGGTTTGTGATCGATAGAGAAGAGTGTTTGTCGCACAATGTTGATAATGAAGGTGACACTGTTCATGTTTCTTTTGTTGTCATTAAGGCTGATACTGTCTTTCATTTCACAGATGATGGTGTTGATCTTTTG ATAAAAGGACCTGGGGACGAACATATACTCGAACTACGGGACAGAACAAGTGAAAAATACGAGTTTATAGCTCAAAAGAAAGGCATATACCGTTTCTGCTTTACAAACAAATCCCCATATCATGAAACCATAGACTTTGATGTTCAAGTTGCCCATTTTGCATACCATGATCAGCATGCTGAGGATG AGCATTTTAACCCATTATTCGAACAAATATCAAAACTAGAAGAAGCTCTTTACAACATACAGTTTGAGCAACATTGGTTAGAGGCTGAAACCGATCGCCAAGCAGTAG TAAATGAAGCAATGAGTAAAAGAGCAATTCATAAGGCTTTCATAGAATCTATTGCACTGGTAGGTGCTAGCATACTTCAGGTTTATCTTCTTCAACGCTTATTTGAGCGCAAGCTTGGGAGTTCAAGAGTTTAA